In a genomic window of Candidatus Thiothrix sulfatifontis:
- a CDS encoding S8 family serine peptidase yields the protein MHGHKLPFIFAVLLLVSTAYVAAQPNDNANTTTAVFGKTIPPSIKPTKPPPIVLPAVSQTADKEFYYYRPNGSKIQFKHGSNQYVLMPPPGKAVTNTLSQNLLSQHGNDFYQEKGTAFTRELVFTPKSPVNRDDLFKRMKSTAGTGSFISPVLQTDKGFAKTGVAIARDIVIQFADSANEAANLATLRSRFDITAVTPLRFSQGEYQLTLGESVTDAAAVFQLTRNLAQLDFIEWAEPLMLTHPVSMGFVPNDPLYPNQWHLHNTGQSGALPDADIDAPEGWEISKGDNTVIAIIDDSIQTTHPDLPIWNNPGESGNGKESNGIDDDGNSYIDDYQGWDFYDHDNNPNPASVSDNHGTAVAGVAGAKGNNGNGVTGSAVNARILPIRWGYNCTDIADSIRYAGKYADVVNNSWSIDGCESTLDSAIADAVSGNISAARRGNKGTPVLFAAGNNASGWAKFTLSNLSAGEHTFEWVFLNDAYLTQGDNSVWLDDIVWPDGETIDFDSEIVGNVPTGFITSGTAGWAIVADGVHIRGTDGKSVKSGNISHNQSTQLRITRQVQAGELSYWAWVSSEMNYDWFQFYVDGQLVHQYTPGQYGHNNALAYPASNPDTIAVGASTDGAISGMEERSDYSTFGVELDVVAPSSNQNQRITTTDRLGADGYSATEYTNSFGGTSAATPLVAGIVVNIIAFDPTLTAANIRERLRNTAEKIGTYAYVNNRNDYYGYGRVNLLHALQSLDYDGDLIPDSLDEDDDNDGMPDSWELQYGLNPRDASDALLDSDGDGFTNLQEFQQGTKPNDSSDYPFNPSNNPAISILPIIMQLLME from the coding sequence ATGCACGGGCATAAGCTGCCGTTTATCTTTGCAGTATTATTGTTGGTGAGTACTGCATACGTGGCTGCCCAACCAAATGATAACGCTAATACCACAACTGCGGTATTTGGTAAGACAATCCCGCCGTCTATTAAACCAACAAAGCCCCCGCCGATTGTATTACCAGCCGTTAGCCAAACAGCCGATAAGGAATTCTATTACTACCGTCCGAATGGTTCTAAAATTCAGTTTAAGCATGGGAGTAATCAATATGTTTTAATGCCTCCTCCGGGGAAAGCTGTTACTAATACCCTGTCACAAAACTTGCTATCACAGCATGGCAACGATTTCTATCAGGAAAAAGGCACGGCATTTACCCGCGAACTGGTCTTTACGCCAAAATCGCCCGTCAACCGGGATGATCTGTTCAAGCGCATGAAAAGTACTGCCGGGACAGGTTCGTTCATTTCCCCTGTATTGCAAACAGATAAAGGTTTCGCCAAAACAGGTGTAGCCATTGCGCGGGATATTGTTATCCAGTTTGCTGACAGCGCTAACGAAGCGGCTAACTTGGCAACTTTGCGCAGCCGTTTTGATATAACAGCAGTGACGCCACTGCGTTTTAGCCAAGGGGAATATCAACTCACTTTAGGAGAAAGTGTTACCGATGCCGCTGCGGTCTTTCAACTAACCAGAAATCTGGCACAGCTTGATTTTATCGAATGGGCTGAGCCGTTGATGCTGACTCACCCGGTAAGCATGGGGTTTGTGCCTAATGACCCGCTCTATCCCAATCAATGGCATTTGCATAATACAGGGCAGAGTGGCGCATTACCGGATGCGGACATTGATGCCCCTGAGGGCTGGGAAATCAGTAAAGGCGACAATACGGTTATTGCGATTATCGACGATAGCATCCAAACCACCCACCCTGATTTACCTATCTGGAATAATCCGGGTGAGAGCGGCAATGGCAAAGAATCCAATGGCATTGACGATGATGGCAATAGTTATATTGATGATTATCAGGGATGGGATTTTTATGATCACGACAACAATCCAAACCCCGCATCCGTGTCTGACAATCATGGGACTGCGGTTGCGGGTGTTGCCGGAGCCAAGGGCAACAATGGCAATGGCGTTACAGGTAGTGCTGTTAATGCCCGCATTTTGCCGATTCGTTGGGGCTATAATTGCACGGATATTGCCGACAGCATACGTTATGCGGGCAAATACGCCGATGTCGTCAACAATAGCTGGAGCATCGACGGTTGCGAAAGTACCTTGGATTCCGCCATTGCCGATGCCGTGAGTGGCAATATTAGCGCTGCTCGCCGAGGTAACAAGGGTACACCTGTCCTGTTTGCTGCCGGTAATAATGCTAGCGGATGGGCGAAATTCACGCTATCTAACCTGTCTGCTGGTGAACATACCTTTGAGTGGGTTTTCCTTAACGACGCTTACCTCACCCAAGGAGATAACAGTGTCTGGTTGGATGATATTGTCTGGCCTGATGGTGAAACGATCGACTTTGATAGTGAGATAGTCGGTAATGTCCCCACAGGATTCATTACCAGTGGCACTGCGGGCTGGGCAATTGTGGCGGATGGTGTGCATATACGCGGCACAGACGGTAAATCTGTTAAATCAGGCAACATTTCCCATAATCAAAGCACGCAACTACGGATTACTCGCCAAGTTCAAGCCGGTGAACTCAGCTATTGGGCATGGGTTTCTTCTGAAATGAACTACGATTGGTTTCAATTTTATGTGGATGGACAATTGGTTCATCAGTACACCCCCGGACAATACGGGCACAATAATGCGCTGGCTTATCCTGCTTCTAATCCAGACACCATTGCTGTGGGTGCAAGTACGGATGGCGCTATCAGCGGGATGGAAGAACGCAGTGATTACAGCACCTTTGGGGTAGAGCTGGATGTAGTTGCGCCATCCAGTAACCAGAATCAGCGTATTACCACCACTGATCGTTTAGGGGCAGATGGGTATTCTGCTACTGAATACACCAACAGCTTTGGCGGAACTTCCGCCGCTACACCGCTGGTAGCCGGTATTGTCGTCAATATCATTGCATTTGACCCGACCCTGACTGCTGCTAATATCCGCGAGAGATTGCGTAATACGGCTGAAAAAATAGGTACTTATGCCTATGTTAATAATCGCAATGACTATTATGGTTACGGTCGCGTCAATCTGTTACATGCCTTGCAATCGCTGGATTACGATGGCGACCTTATTCCCGATAGCTTGGATGAAGACGATGATAACGATGGAATGCCGGATTCGTGGGAACTTCAGTATGGTTTGAATCCGCGTGATGCCAGTGATGCTTTGCTGGATTCGGATGGTGATGGCTTTACGAATTTGCAAGAGTTTCAGCAGGGAACTAAGCCTAATGATTCTTCAGATTATCCCTTCAATCCCTCCAATAATCCGGCGATCTCTATTCTTCCGATCATTATGCAGCTTTTGATGGAGTGA
- a CDS encoding helix-turn-helix domain-containing protein: protein MQTEFGIFLRRKILEKSISISKFAEEVGLSRKAVHNLLDGSVEEAKFKTLINIANGLDIHPMELISAYFRYADFACHTGTECRTSSSTTGDDIGFVKDVTFPDGTMVSINTTFVKKWLIQNTGTVHWQGRSLICIDDLLQVRHPDGTIVKHGLKSPQNHYPLPDTPPNGQIEIAITFTAPNYPSTVISHWKMVDSQGNYCFPINAPLTCMIKVFSL from the coding sequence ATGCAAACAGAATTTGGCATATTCCTACGCCGGAAAATCCTTGAAAAATCAATATCAATCAGTAAATTCGCAGAAGAAGTAGGACTCAGCCGCAAAGCCGTCCACAATCTGCTAGACGGCAGCGTAGAAGAAGCCAAGTTCAAGACGCTGATCAACATCGCTAATGGACTCGACATACATCCAATGGAACTGATCAGTGCCTACTTCCGCTACGCTGACTTTGCCTGCCACACCGGCACAGAATGCCGTACATCCAGTTCCACCACTGGGGACGACATCGGCTTCGTCAAGGATGTGACCTTTCCCGATGGCACAATGGTTTCCATCAACACCACCTTCGTCAAAAAATGGCTAATTCAGAACACCGGCACAGTCCACTGGCAAGGGCGCAGCCTCATCTGCATTGACGACCTCCTGCAAGTACGCCACCCCGACGGCACAATCGTAAAACACGGTCTCAAATCCCCCCAAAACCATTACCCACTACCTGACACCCCACCCAACGGACAAATCGAAATCGCCATCACCTTCACCGCCCCCAACTACCCCAGCACCGTCATCTCCCACTGGAAAATGGTCGACTCCCAAGGCAACTACTGCTTCCCCATCAATGCCCCACTCACCTGCATGATTAAGGTATTTTCACTATGA
- a CDS encoding S-layer homology domain-containing protein, with protein MSHHENTQSLGDWLETVLSNWRIRRRTESDMIFGSSRSRIWFFCAFFLVGNVHAELPKFLSFPFEGQHIIGNGWQYVTSDNGKPHGSIDIMCSLGTNVIAAADGLAVADTAGAGTIVIIKHNEKNENGEYIYTLYGHLESVVGEIPKRTGIRHSVNDQANTASWFPVKRGGKIGTCGKSNTSWTHVHFNVFAGSYKNACFPEDLYSLCKDHVGVKAFDPYDLYASTDVANGINSSSYYPQIIYKNSKDDVYSETTPDLTRNSGKNYKGSGSSRLWISDPPFPAISVIKNDGTNADSRDFFIKAIGFNIPDGVNIRLSKCSKDNKGHVYEMGCLMANIDAARISRVDGKTMHFELPQEFIFDSFSLEVFENNGKKLSEANFPFVDIEPQSWFGKQASIFYLNGYINGYPDLVGLRFFKPNNSITRAEFLRLLVKFSGLSCEPTSCKSNPYIDVKNNEWFFDYINIAFEKGLLDGLRSSFEPYRAISRSEAIALIVRAKDKNKESCDFRENDKFSDVSGNDWFNVPICIAKKYRWVDGYNNPNICTPKAAPCARPSALLTRAEAVALLDKTFPQ; from the coding sequence ATGTCACACCATGAAAACACCCAAAGCTTGGGAGATTGGTTAGAGACCGTTCTCTCAAACTGGAGGATACGTCGAAGAACTGAATCTGACATGATATTCGGGAGTTCAAGAAGCCGGATATGGTTTTTTTGCGCATTCTTTTTGGTTGGTAATGTTCATGCAGAACTTCCCAAGTTCCTCTCCTTTCCTTTTGAAGGCCAACATATCATAGGAAACGGTTGGCAGTACGTTACGTCGGATAATGGAAAGCCGCATGGCTCAATAGACATCATGTGTTCCTTGGGAACCAATGTTATTGCAGCGGCTGATGGATTGGCAGTTGCTGATACTGCTGGTGCAGGGACTATAGTTATTATCAAACACAATGAAAAGAATGAAAATGGTGAGTACATTTATACATTGTATGGTCATCTGGAATCAGTAGTCGGTGAAATACCTAAAAGAACTGGAATTAGACATAGTGTGAATGACCAAGCAAATACAGCAAGCTGGTTTCCTGTTAAAAGAGGAGGTAAAATCGGTACGTGTGGAAAAAGTAATACGTCTTGGACTCATGTGCATTTTAATGTTTTTGCGGGCAGTTATAAAAATGCTTGTTTTCCAGAGGATCTGTACTCATTATGCAAAGATCATGTAGGTGTTAAGGCTTTTGATCCTTATGATTTGTACGCATCCACGGATGTTGCTAATGGAATAAATTCATCCTCTTATTATCCTCAAATAATCTATAAAAATAGCAAAGATGATGTATATTCTGAAACGACACCTGATTTGACCCGGAATTCCGGGAAAAACTACAAAGGGAGTGGCTCTAGTCGTTTGTGGATTTCTGATCCACCTTTTCCTGCAATATCTGTCATAAAGAATGATGGAACTAATGCCGATTCCAGAGATTTTTTTATAAAAGCAATTGGATTTAATATTCCAGATGGTGTAAATATCAGATTATCCAAATGTTCAAAAGATAATAAAGGGCATGTATACGAAATGGGATGTCTGATGGCTAACATTGATGCAGCAAGAATATCAAGGGTTGATGGCAAAACAATGCATTTTGAATTACCGCAGGAATTTATATTTGATTCATTTTCGCTTGAAGTATTTGAGAATAATGGTAAGAAGTTGAGCGAGGCCAACTTTCCTTTTGTGGATATTGAACCCCAGTCTTGGTTTGGTAAGCAAGCTAGTATTTTTTATTTAAATGGTTACATAAATGGTTATCCTGATTTGGTCGGACTTCGTTTTTTTAAGCCAAACAATTCTATCACCAGAGCTGAATTCCTGAGGCTGCTAGTTAAGTTCTCTGGATTGAGTTGTGAACCAACGTCCTGCAAATCCAATCCTTATATTGATGTAAAAAATAATGAATGGTTTTTTGACTATATCAATATAGCTTTTGAAAAAGGATTGTTGGATGGGTTAAGAAGCAGTTTTGAGCCTTATCGGGCAATAAGTAGAAGTGAGGCTATAGCACTGATAGTAAGAGCTAAAGACAAGAATAAAGAGTCATGTGATTTTAGAGAAAATGATAAGTTTTCTGATGTTTCAGGGAATGATTGGTTTAATGTCCCAATTTGTATTGCAAAAAAGTATAGGTGGGTGGATGGTTATAATAATCCTAATATTTGCACACCCAAGGCAGCACCTTGCGCAAGACCATCAGCGTTGCTGACAAGAGCCGAGGCTGTAGCATTGTTAGATAAGACCTTCCCTCAGTGA
- a CDS encoding S-layer homology domain-containing protein: MKKYYIILILLFCCSDSWAGICEGEYVSQYSDISKNYEYCSDVRFTSSMGWARGYSDRTFRPKKEITRAEFMKIVLIASRGLDHFSSEVNDCFSDVKNTDWFHSYVCVAKNESIVNGYSDNKFNPHENISYIQALKIVLEAFKFERPIGVFRNWWDIYMLEASRSNYYIKSDINQKITREEAVRIIRQVYEKNVLKVFKDKNVTLKSSGYSNALVISFNSGFSEELRGNDDIRKYMMIAITSYFYMEDYILDGFSETLINGAVEDVLTRGKMQGLDILETVFKSVFVDRKIGSTKGSLSIALLKENGYLNGDVYIAGGDGIYEFAGVFDALNEEKVNPCGCTLGKTHFDFSRNRKVPNCYSDGLLGIGWGGCMGEECGFEYCE; this comes from the coding sequence ATGAAGAAATACTACATCATATTAATTTTATTATTCTGCTGCTCTGACTCTTGGGCAGGAATTTGCGAAGGAGAGTATGTCAGTCAATATTCTGATATAAGCAAAAACTATGAATATTGTTCAGATGTTAGATTTACTTCTTCTATGGGGTGGGCTAGAGGGTACTCAGATCGAACTTTTCGTCCAAAAAAAGAAATTACGAGGGCGGAGTTTATGAAAATAGTTTTAATTGCATCAAGAGGTCTCGATCACTTTTCATCAGAAGTCAATGATTGCTTTTCTGATGTGAAAAATACTGATTGGTTTCACAGTTATGTTTGTGTTGCAAAAAATGAAAGTATTGTAAATGGCTACTCTGATAATAAATTTAATCCTCACGAAAATATAAGCTATATTCAAGCTCTAAAGATTGTGCTTGAGGCATTCAAATTTGAAAGACCTATCGGGGTATTTAGGAACTGGTGGGATATTTATATGCTTGAAGCTAGTAGAAGCAATTATTATATCAAGAGTGACATTAATCAAAAGATTACTAGAGAAGAAGCGGTGAGAATTATAAGGCAAGTATATGAAAAAAATGTACTTAAAGTTTTTAAGGATAAAAATGTAACTCTTAAATCCAGTGGTTATTCAAATGCCTTGGTGATTTCTTTTAATTCTGGTTTCTCGGAAGAATTAAGAGGTAATGATGATATTCGAAAATATATGATGATCGCAATTACTTCTTATTTCTACATGGAAGACTATATTTTAGATGGGTTTTCTGAGACTCTTATCAATGGTGCAGTTGAAGATGTTTTGACTAGAGGGAAAATGCAGGGACTGGATATTCTGGAAACTGTTTTCAAGTCTGTTTTTGTTGACCGTAAAATAGGATCGACAAAAGGTAGCTTGTCGATAGCGTTGTTGAAAGAAAATGGCTATTTAAATGGAGATGTTTACATAGCTGGCGGTGATGGTATATATGAGTTTGCTGGTGTTTTTGATGCTCTGAATGAAGAAAAGGTTAATCCTTGTGGATGTACACTGGGAAAAACCCATTTTGATTTTAGTCGCAACAGAAAAGTTCCTAATTGCTATAGCGATGGTTTGTTGGGGATTGGTTGGGGTGGATGTATGGGTGAGGAATGTGGGTTTGAATATTGTGAGTAA